ACACTGTCAGAGGGAAGTGTGGTGCTCAGGGCTACTCTTTAGACGAGGACGATCCAGGGGCAAACTGTCCTGCCCTGGCTCAGGCTGACCGCAGTTGGAACCTTCATTCAATCGGTTGACAGACTGACACGGCAGAGGGTGTTCAGGCTCATTGGTGCTGTGTCCAGCCAAGAACTGATCTGCATTCCTCTCCACTTTACAACAGCACGTAGTAAGGGTCCTTGTAAGGGGCTTTTCCTTCTAGGTTTGTTCTCTTAGTTCCTGTTGACAGACCTCCACCGGCAGTCAACACATTTAAAGATATAttggcttcatttgtcacatgtacgtcaaaacatgcagtgaaatgtgttgtcttgcGTCAATGATCAACACAATCCAGCAACGTGCTGGGGCGGCCCGCAAGTGCAGCTGcacttctggtgccaatataGTGTGGCTGCAACTTACCaatcctaaccctaaccatacgtctttgAGAGACGTTTGTCAGCTtaccagaggacccagaggaaacccacgtggtcacagaagAAACAAACTCCCCGCAGTCagcggtgggatttgaaccccagttgccgatcactggcactgtaaagcgttgtattAAGCACCACGTCAACCGCTGCCACACTGTAGGTTTTACAGATTTATTCCAAGCCATGGTCAGTAAGGCAAGTACTGAATCACATCCAACAGAGTTTCTGTGAACGACACGGGGTAAATGGGGACAGGTGATAGACGGATTAAGTTTATACTGCTGATGCAAGAGAGACctcagatgccggaaatctggagcaacacgcacacaattacacaatacaggaggaactcagcgggtcaggcagcatctatggagggaaaagaagggacatttcgagccgagactcttcatctgctTTAGGCTGCTAAATGCTTTCAAATGCGAAAGAAACCCTGTGATAATTAAGAGCcagaaataaataaagtaaatacaGTAAATATGAGCTCCGGTTCCCTTGCAAAGAGTTATAAAAGTTTGAGTAGATGAGCAGAAATAGTTCACAGACTGTACACTGTTGGACTCTCCAAGGCCAGGCCTGCTGTTCCACTGGTTTTCACAGACTGGTAAATTCAGTAGTGAATTTAAAGATCAAATCTGGTAACACTGACACTCTTACCAGCTATTTATGGAAGTGTTAGCAATCTTTAAGGAAAGAGCACTTGGTCACATTTATGGCATCACAGTACAAGTATTATATTAAGTTTAAAAGTAATTAATTCACAGCTAGATGCTTTAATAAATTATAATCTGATCATCTGCATTTTCAGTCCCGCTGAAAGCTGGGCGGGAGAATCAGACTGTTGTTCTCCGAACGTCATCAGCAACTGCCCGCTGATGGAGTCCATCACATGAACCTCTGACGCCGGTGACTGGGCACTAAGTCCTGGCTCCCGGTGGACCACCAATGGCAGCCTCACTTCAGTACACAGGGGCAAACCAGGAGGGCAATGTTCACAGGTAATCCAGCACTGCCTGGTGATCCCGAATATAGTGGCCCCACGACATGAGTATTTGAAGATAGAGTGGCCCCCGATCACGTATATTCCCAGTTGCAGTAGCTCAGGGCTACTGGGTGCCTCCCAGCCCAGCTCGGGGCTAGTTACATCCACTGTAGAACTTGCGCCGGTTCTAGGGCAGTGGCCCAGACAATATGGGATCTGGAATGCGTGGGTCTCCGCTGCATGTGTACTAGAATACAGTGTTCTAGAACACCGACTGGAGCACTGTCCCGGGACCCCATGTGCTCCAGAACACTACTGTTTTACAAAGTGTGGCTCCGTGCggcacccaccgtctctgtgcctTTGGGTGCCCTAGGTGCAACAGGCAGTTCGCCGCTGTTTCAGTTTGGTGCTGTGCGCCAGGTCTACGGTCTCGGGCGGCTCCTTGGGTTTCTTCACAATGCTGGCTACCACCAGATCCAGGACGGTCTCGAAGAGCAGGTCCACATTGTGACCCGTCTTGGCGCTGGTTTCAAAGCACATGGTCTCGGCGGCGGGCAGATCGCCTTCTTCTAGCATGCGGTACCGGAGCAGCTGCTTGTACAACAAGATCGCGTCCTGCCTCGACACCTGCTTCCGTGCTCGGGGCCGCGCCTCCGCCCCTGGCTGCGCGCACTCGTCCGTCAGGTCGGTTTTATTGCCCGCCACGGCGAAGATGCAGTCGGGCTGCGCCGAGTCGATAAGTGCCAAGAAGCGGTCCTCCAGCTCCCGCAGGCTCTGTCGGCTCGTCACATCATAGGTGAGAATGACAGCGGCCGCGCCCCGGCAGTACAGGGAGCCCAGTCCGTGGAACTGCTCCCGGCCTGCGGAGAAAGGAGAGGCGAGCGTTAGCGCACGTTCCCGGACCCGAACATTCTCTCCCGGACTCCCTGCACAGTGCCCCACTAACCCCTGGAACAACCCCTCCCTCCACGGCCCCCGACACCACCCTGTTAACCCCCCCCCCGGAAACCAGTCCTTCCCCCGGCCATCTACCACCGGACCCCCAGTCACCACTCGCCATACAACCCCCTCCTCACCTTCGCACGGAGTCCTTGCACCGGCTGTTCCCTGTGACCACAACCCCTCCCCTCTCCGGATCCCGGACGCTACCCACCAACCCCCAGATAACCCCTCCGTACCCCTGGGCAGCACCAACCCGGGCACCCacctctcaccaccccctcccccaaatcAAGACGCCACCCCACCGCATCCCCGGACACCGGACCGTAGAACAAGTGACCGCAGAGGAGCACGAAGCAAGCATTGCACTGTAGCGGACATTAAAAATCCCTTACTGGAGGGTGGGAGGAGAGGGGGCGGGGGTGGCACCTGAAATCAGCTCACTGACCCCTGACCCGTGACCGTGGCCGAGGCAGCTCCAGCCAGCCTGGAGCAGCGTGGTCTTCCTCACTGGCCAACGTGCGGCAGGGAGGTGAATCGCCGGCACACAACATGGACAAGGGGACGAGGGACATCCCATGAGTCACACGGTGAGGAAACACGCCATTCGACCCACCATGTTCCTGCTGTCCAAGAGGCACTTTCCCCCCAAACACTTCAAATCCCGAGCGATTCATGAATCCAAATACACAGACACCTCTTAATGCTGTCAATGGGTGTAAATCTCACCCATCTTGTCTGGGTCCAGCCACACAGGTGCTGCAACCAAAATAATACACCAGTGGTTCTGCTTCCTCAGAAGGCAAGGGAAATTCACCCTCACAAACTGTTAATCGTGCATCCTGTTCAGATGCACCACGGCTTGGTGTGGTAACCACTCTGTCCAAGGCGACAAGAAGATGCAGGGTCGTGgatacaactcagcacatcacagaaacaagcctcccctccaaggACGCTACACATGCTTCTCACTGCCTGGAGAAATCAGCAGTCATAACAAGGACCTCTCCCACCCTGATCATTCTCTCTTCTATTCCACCCCCCCCATcgcccatcaggcagaagatatgagactataagaccataagacttgttgcctggattggggagcatgccttatgagaataggttgagtgaacttggccttttttccttggagcgacagaggtgacctgatagaggtgtgcaagataatgcgaggcattgatcgtgtggatagtcagagacttttcccagggctggaatagcTAGCATGAgacagcatagttttaaggtgcttggaagtaggtacagaggaaatgtcagggctaagttttttttacgcacagagtggtgagtgcgtggaatgggctgccagcggcagcGGTGGagatggaaacgatagggtcttttaagagagtccgagataggtacatggagcttagaaaaatagagagctatgggtaagcctagctggttccaaggtaaggacatgtttggtacagctttgtatcatgctgtaggttttctatgtttctaagacgtaggagcagaattaggccatctggcccattgagtctgctccaccattcaatcgtcgctgatcctttttttttcatctcctcctcaaccccagttcccggccttctccccttaacctttgatgccatgtccaatcaagaacctatcaatctctgccaacaacctggcctccacagctgcatgtggcaacaaattccacaaattcaccaccctttgactaaagaaatttctccacatctctgttttgaaagagcaCCGTTCTaccctaaggctgtgccctcttgtcctagactctcccaccatgggaaacatctactctgtctagacctttcaacaatcgaaaggtttcaatgagatccactcttgtccttctgaattccagtgagtacagacccagagccatcaaatgataaccctttcattcctggaatcatccttgtgaacctcctctggaccctctccaatgccaacatatctttctaagatgaggggtccaaaactgttcacaacactcaaggtgaggcctcacaagtgccttataaagcctcagcatcacatccctcttgtaatctagacctcttgaaatgaagctAACAtggcatctgccttcctcaccactcactcaacctgcaaggtaacctttagggtgttctgcacaaggactcccaaatccctttgcatctcagatttttggatgtccttcccatttagaaaacagtctgcacatttatttctactaccaaagtgcatgaccatgcatcttccaacattgtatttcatttgccactttcttgcccattcgcctactctatctaagtctttctgcatcctgtttcctcaacactacttgcccctccaccaatcttcataccaCCAAGGTCAAGAACCGCTTTTACCTTGTTGGTCTTAGTAcaacttcaagtttattgtcatctgactgtacatgactacaaccaaacaaaacagtggACCACTGTGCACCAACAAAACATATCACACACTGCACATCAACCAAATTATCACCAtgggttaataaaatataattgaaaGTGCATGtagtgcgcagcacaggtaaacataAACAGTGGTGAGACCTCAGTGggggcagggtattcattagtctcacagcttgagggaagaagctgttacccagtctgtcaGTCCTAGTGTTAATGCTCCTGTGCCCTCTTCCtggtggtagtgggtcaaagaaattgtgggatgggtgtCAGGGATCCTCAACATTGCATTGGAGTCCTGATTCCTGAGCAGACTGAGGGATGAAGTCTTGATCTCTCACCTTGTGACTCTtccactttatttgtctacctgcactgcattttctctgcaacACTACTTTCTGTCTTctgttttctttctgctgccttgctATACTTACATAACGTATGATCTGTCTCTCTTCACTGTATAATACTGTAATCAATACTAGTATCAATAAAACCATCGTCCACCACACTCTCCAGTGTGCTCCAgctactcaccactctctggctagaaAAGGTTCCCCGTCAGATCCCCCCTAAACCTgaaaaagaagggaattaggaaagctagAAGGGAACATTGGCAAATAAGATTGAGGgtaaccccaaggcattctacacatatgtgcattgagtatagaagttgggatgtaatgttgaaattgtacaaggcattggtcaggccaaatttggagtattgtgtacagttctggtcaccaaattataggaaagatgtcaacaaaatagagagagtacagagaaggtttactagaatgttacctgggtttcatcatctaagttacagagaaaggttgaacaagttgggtctttattctttggaacatagaaggttgaggggagaacttgatagaggtatttaaaattatgagagggatacatagagttgacgtggatagactttttccattgagagtgggggagattcaaacaa
The DNA window shown above is from Mobula birostris isolate sMobBir1 chromosome 5, sMobBir1.hap1, whole genome shotgun sequence and carries:
- the rab20 gene encoding ras-related protein Rab-20 — protein: MMKPDGKVVILGDMNVGKSSLLQRYTERRFQDTFSTVGAAFYLKHWGAHSISIWDTAGREQFHGLGSLYCRGAAAVILTYDVTSRQSLRELEDRFLALIDSAQPDCIFAVAGNKTDLTDECAQPGAEARPRARKQVSRQDAILLYKQLLRYRMLEEGDLPAAETMCFETSAKTGHNVDLLFETVLDLVVASIVKKPKEPPETVDLAHSTKLKQRRTACCT